A region of the Leptospiraceae bacterium genome:
GGATTTTGCAATTTCCGCTAAAGCTGTTTCGCCCTTACTTTTTAGGCCATCCAATTTTGTCTTCAGCTCTGTAAGCTTCTGTCTTTTAATTTCAGATTTTAACTTACTCTCAAGAAAGATTTTTCTTTTTTCATAAGTTTCAGGTTTTCCATCTTTATCTTTAGGTAACTTACCTGACTTGGATTCTGACTCATACTCTTTCTTAACTTCTTCTTCAGAAATAGTGATTTCCTTATCTAACTGGTTAAAGATATCATCGTCAGAAAAAACCACATAATTAAGGGTTAATTTTACTCCGGAAGCTTCTTTTTCAATCTGGGTCTGAGAATCAGTCTTTTTTGTTTTGCTAAGTAAAAACCCATCCATAAGTTTGTAAGCTACAGTAGTATCTTTTCGATATGGTAAATTTTCTCTTCTTAAAAGGTCTCTATAAATATCCTCAACAGAGCGAATTTCCTCTTTGGAGTATCCGGCTGAAATATCGGATTGTTTGTGTAAAGTCCTCGCTTCATCGGATAATTCACGTAAAATATAATTCTGGCTGATATCGTAACCGGAAGCCCTGGCGATAATTCCTGCTACCTTAAGACGTTTAACCGTGGAATAAGCACAACTATCAATAATGCTCTGATTATCTTTCATGTTAGGAAGATATTGTTTGTATCGGTAATAGCACTCACTTCGTGCCCTCTGAAAATATCCAATAGGGATGTCCATACTTCCTACAGTCCCGGCACTGGAGCTATTTCCTCCGGTAATTAATTGAATAATTCCTTTTTCTGCATCACCCGGTAGAAGGGTTAAAACAAGCATACTTACCAGAATAAATAAAAAAATACCAAATACGGTTCTAAAAACCTTTTCTTTCAGGCTTAGTGGTTCGTCTTCCATCATAAAAATTTTCCTGTGATAATGTTTTTAGTGATTATAAAAATGTAAAGTAATAAAAACTACTTTATCCTTTCTAAAAAATAACAGATAAATAGAATAGAATGTTATACCTGGCTGTAATACTGGTAGCTCTCGGATTTCTTTGTTTTGCCTATGTTTTTTGGGGAGCCTCCTTTCGTAAATCAGAAGCGTTTGCTCAGTTTTCAGGAGCAAGAATCAAAGCCAATAGAACTACTCCGAGTTCTTCTTATTCTACAGTTAAAATGAATATTCGAAATCCGCATTCAGTTCCGCCAAGGAAATATACCCTTTTTAATTCGAAATATCCTGAAGTTCGTAGTAATTCAGAACTGGAAGAACGAATTTTAATGGAAAGGCGATTGAGTGCAAATAAGCAGGAAGCTTTTTCTTCTGAAAAAGAAACACAGAAAACTAAAAAATTCGAAACACAAATAGATTTTGAGTTTACTGAAGAAATAGAAGATTTTAACGATAAAAGTCCGGTGAAAGGCAAATTACGGCAACTCAGGACGGACTCTTTCCAGATTGAATCAGAAGAAGAAGTACAGGAAGAAACAGGATTTGCCCTCGATGGAATTTTATTTTTAGACTATGGAAGAAAAATTCCATATGATGACCGAAATATTCAAAATATAGATTGGGAAGAGGAATTTTTTGAGCATTTCAAGAGAGTAGGAAATGTTCGACTAAGAGAAGAGGAAGACTCTTTTGAATTTCACCATCAAAATACAATTCACCGCTACAGCGTACCTTCTCTCAGTCAGGTAATTTTCTATGACAACGCGTTTTCTTTACTACCCAAAGACGATGAGACCCCTATTCCTTTATTTTTTACAGAAAAAGTAGATAGGTTTAAAGACTTCCTGACAGAGAAATATGAATAAAAGAATTGACCCTTTTTCTTCTTTTTTATACATCATCATATAAAAAATATGAGGAACCTTATGAAGAAAAGTGTAGTGTTAATTTTTGTTTTGAGCCTGGGTCTTCTTTTTTGTGGTAAAGCCCCTGAGGTAGTGAGTAAGCCCAAAGTGGACCCCAAAGAAATGTTTGCACCTAAATATAAAAGTGCTGATGAGTTTGTGAAGTGGTTAAGTGGTGGAGAAAGTGGAGTTACTTCCGCAAAATTTGTTAAAAAAAATACCTTTAAGAACCTGAAAGCTAAAGATGGTGGTTTAATCGCAATTGATGGAAAAAACTATGATTGCTATGTATATGAAACCGCGGAAGACTGGGCTTTCTTTGAAACACATGCAAAAGAATCCGGAACGGAAATCTTAAATTATTATAATGCTCGCTGCCTGATGGCGAAATAAAAAGTGAATTGCAAGCGAACCACCAATGGTTCGCTTTTTTTCTAATTACATCAGATAAATATTTTTTGAATTCCTTTGATAAACTGTTGAAAGCTTGTAGATCTATTTTTCTGAATGTCTAAGTTTTGGGAGATAACTCTGGATGATTGAATTTCTTTGTATTCAGGTAATATTTTTTTTAGAGTTTCTTTTGCATGTAAGTTATCAGGATTTTTAAAATTTGCTTTGTTCTCATATTTGTTACTTTTAAATTTTGGAAATGCCTTTTCAATCGCTTTCAAATCTCCTAAATACCAGGATTCCAGTTCCCTGCAAACAATTCTGATTAACAGAGGGTTTCGGTAATCTCCACACCATTGCTGAATATCGTGCTTTATTTTACGACAATCTGCAATATCTTGATCGTGTAAAATAACCACAGATATAGGTTCATGCCAATGGTTAAAGACTTTCATTTTGTTAATAATAGAATTCTTAAGATCACCTTTTCCCTGATGCTTGCGAATAAAATAATTTACATCCAGTTTCCAATGCTCCGGTACAATTCCCGGTAATAGGTTTCTCAGGCATTCTTCCATAGATGGCTCTTCTACTAGTATTTCTATTCTAGCCATTTTTTCTCTCTTTGGGACTGCTTCCTGTAAAATAACCCTGTGACCATAAATAACCCAGCTTATCTCCAGACTCTTTTAGTTTTTTTATCATTTCATCTTCCGAGGCTTTTTGAATAGTAGAATAGCCCTCTTTCTTTTTTAACCAAAAGACTTCATTTGTTTCCAGAGCATTTAAAAAATCAGGAGAATGCGTAGAAATAAAAACCTGCCCCCCATTTTTTGCATAATCCCTAAATTCTTCCGCTAACTCATTCAATAGCTCGGGGTGTAAATAATTTTCAGGTTCTTCTACACAAAGTAAAGGATGAGGATTTGGATCATGTAATAGCATTAGATAGGCAAACATTTTAATCGTCCCATCGGACACATATCTGGAGATAAATGGATCCTTAAAACTTCCATCTTTGAATTGCAGTATGATTCTACCATCTGCTGTCTCTTCTGCTTTGACAGTATCGATCCCCGGTATACGTTGTTGTAGCTTATTTAGAATTCTTTGGAATTCCTCCGGAAAATTTTCATAAATAAATTTAGTATATTGTGCTAAATTATTTCCCGTTGTAGATAGGTGTTCACTGATTCCGGTATCAGAAAGTGTTTGGGCTGCTTGAATCTGGAAATTGGAAACAAACCAATTTTCTAAAAGTCTACGAAAGGAACTGATGGCTTTAAACTTTTGAAATTGACCAAGTCCTTTGATGGCTAAGATATCCGGTGAATCTAATTTCTGGTTTTCACGTTTATCTTTAAAATTCTGTTTATCCGTTTCGAACTCTTCCTCATTCGTGATGGCACTTCCTTCTCCTTCTTGAAAATCCAAAAAGTTGAAAGGTTTGCCAGTTTGTCCTCTGCGGTATTTTAAAATTTCTTTCTTGATAATGGGAATGGTTGTGCCCGGTTTTGCATCGATAGAAAGCTCGTATGTCACCAGGGGTTGCTTTTCTCCTGAAACATCAGGATTACGGAATTTAATTATAAATTCAATCGGTCCCGTACTATTTCGGGAACGTACTTCATTAATGCCTCCTCGCTTAGCCAGAGCAGTGCGAATATTTTCTCGCAGGGCATCACTTAAAAAACCAAACACATCGAACAGTGTAGATTTACCAGAGCCATTGGCTCCCAAAAAAACGCACATATTGGGAAGATCTTTTATTTCTACATCTTTATAAACCTTGAAATTTTTGATACTCAACTGTTCAATTTTCATGATAATTTATTCCTTCACGGAAATACGATTCCTATCTCCCCTCTACCTCTAATAGCCTGGTAGCTTTTACGAGAACCCTTACAATCGCATAAAAAGCGAGGTCAATGTAAAATATATAAAAATGTATGGGTTTGATTGCTTTTAAAAAACTTTCAGAACTTCCCATGAATTCATTAATATAGACAATTCCAATATCGTATAATAAAAAAACAAAAACTGCTCCGGCAAGGCTCGGGTACTCCCTTTTCAGAATATTCTTAAACGAAAAAGGAAGTTCTGGTTTCTTGAAATTTGAAAAATTAGGAAAGAAAATAGGAGTTTGAGCTGCCCAATTCAGATACTGCTCTTTAAATTTATTT
Encoded here:
- a CDS encoding DUF4276 family protein, with product MARIEILVEEPSMEECLRNLLPGIVPEHWKLDVNYFIRKHQGKGDLKNSIINKMKVFNHWHEPISVVILHDQDIADCRKIKHDIQQWCGDYRNPLLIRIVCRELESWYLGDLKAIEKAFPKFKSNKYENKANFKNPDNLHAKETLKKILPEYKEIQSSRVISQNLDIQKNRSTSFQQFIKGIQKIFI
- a CDS encoding AAA family ATPase gives rise to the protein MKIEQLSIKNFKVYKDVEIKDLPNMCVFLGANGSGKSTLFDVFGFLSDALRENIRTALAKRGGINEVRSRNSTGPIEFIIKFRNPDVSGEKQPLVTYELSIDAKPGTTIPIIKKEILKYRRGQTGKPFNFLDFQEGEGSAITNEEEFETDKQNFKDKRENQKLDSPDILAIKGLGQFQKFKAISSFRRLLENWFVSNFQIQAAQTLSDTGISEHLSTTGNNLAQYTKFIYENFPEEFQRILNKLQQRIPGIDTVKAEETADGRIILQFKDGSFKDPFISRYVSDGTIKMFAYLMLLHDPNPHPLLCVEEPENYLHPELLNELAEEFRDYAKNGGQVFISTHSPDFLNALETNEVFWLKKKEGYSTIQKASEDEMIKKLKESGDKLGYLWSQGYFTGSSPKERKNG